The Vitis vinifera cultivar Pinot Noir 40024 chromosome 12, ASM3070453v1 genome has a segment encoding these proteins:
- the LOC100854937 gene encoding protein PELPK1: MAHHHEPSILLPLLLITLSLMSGKEVLASRHLLETTLPTVPELHKVELPPLPTLPTLPKFELPPLPKVELPPLPHVPTLQEPQLPTLPKPELPTVPHVPALEKPELPELPSLPHLPDLLKPTLPTIPTLPKDIPFPSLSQPHSTTSP, encoded by the coding sequence ATGGCTCATCACCATGAACCATCCATTCTGTTGCCTCTGCTGCTCATCACTCTGTCCCTAATGAGTGGCAAAGAAGTTCTTGCATCTCGTCACCTTCTCGAAACCACATTGCCTACGGTTCCTGAGCTTCATAAGGTGGAATTGCCACCTCTTCCTACACTCCCTACTTTGCCTAAATTTGAACTGCCACCTCTTCCCAAGGTTGAGCTTCCACCTCTGCCTCATGTCCCAACTCTACAAGAGCCCCAGCTGCCGACTTTGCCCAAGCCTGAATTGCCAACCGTTCCACATGTCCCAGCTTTGGAGAAGCCTGAACTGCCAGAATTGCCTAGTCTGCCCCATCTACCTGACCTGCTTAAGCCCACACTACCTACCATCCCAACCCTTCCAAAGGACATACCCTTCCCTTCTCTTTCCCAACCCCACTCAACCACTAGCCCTTGA
- the LOC100257164 gene encoding uncharacterized protein LOC100257164, whose protein sequence is MEFQVKQASGSPSSSSSVDPNANSNPNDQDPMHSWWESISKARSRIHVLSTILPSPSLSLSLSSLADSDRPARSLLQSPDAYDALSSSLSCPRSGSGSDPLCQWLYETFQSSDPDLRLVVLSFVPLLSGIYLSRVATADSLAGFEAVLLAFYASELKARAGKPVSISIPDLSQPSLYHTPRSKPTSVAPARQSVGLVSPPLEPQIEVKSTKRACIVGVALDCYYKQISQMPSWSKLDLCQFAAAWAGQNCPCKAEFDVNENAEIDGFSEVRVLDEGDEIERCVEEVGKLGIVENRSNSGFKGVRIPLPWELLQPTLRIIGHCLLAPLNSQDVKDAASVAVRCLYARASHDLVPQAILATRSLIQLDKRAREAAKAAAAANAASNSNTPSKAKKPEVLLVSK, encoded by the coding sequence ATGGAGTTCCAGGTGAAGCAGGCATCAGGGTCAccgtcttcttcctcctccgTTGACCCAAATGCGAACTCCAACCCCAACGACCAAGACCCCATGCACTCATGGTGGGAGTCCATCTCCAAAGCCCGCTCTCGCATCCACGTTCTCTCCACCATCCTCCCTTCTCcatccctctccctctccctctcctccCTCGCTGACTCTGACCGCCCCGCCCGCTCCCTCCTCCAATCCCCTGACGCTTACGATGCCCTTTCCTCCTCCCTCTCCTGCCCCCGCTCTGGCTCCGGCTCCGATCCCCTCTGCCAGTGGCTCTACGAAACCTTCCAATCCTCCGACCCCGATCTCCGCCTCGTTGTCCTCTCTTTTGTTCCCCTCCTCTCCGGCATCTACCTCTCCCGCGTTGCCACCGCCGATTCCCTCGCCGGGTTTGAGGCGGTCCTGCTCGCTTTCTACGCTTCCGAATTGAAGGCTCGCGCTGGGAAGCCAGTGTCGATCTCGATTCCTGATCTTTCTCAGCCCTCGCTATATCACACGCCTCGGAGTAAGCCGACTTCTGTGGCTCCGGCACGGCAGTCCGTAGGGTTGGTATCTCCGCCGCTGGAGCCGCAGATCGAGGTCAAGTCGACGAAGCGGGCCTGCATCGTGGGAGTGGCGCTGGATTGTTACTACAAGCAGATCTCGCAGATGCCGAGCTGGTCGAAGCTTGATCTGTGCCAGTTCGCGGCAGCGTGGGCCGGGCAGAATTGCCCTTGCAAGGCTGAGTTTGATGTTAATGAAAATGCGGAGATTGATGGGTTTTCGGaggttagggttttggatgagggagatgaGATAGAAAGGTGTGTGGAGGAGGTGGGGAAATTGGGAATTGTGGAGAATCGTTCCAATTCAGGTTTCAAGGGAGTGAGAATTCCGCTGCCTTGGGAGCTTTTGCAGCCCACATTGCGAATTATCGGTCACTGTCTGTTAGCTCCTCTGAATTCTCAAGATGTCAAGGACGCCGCATCAGTGGCAGTGAGGTGTTTGTATGCCAGGGCTTCCCACGATTTGGTGCCGCAGGCAATCTTGGCCACACGTAGCCTTATTCAGCTCGACAAGAGAGCACGAGAGGCTGCCAAGGCAGCAGCTGCAGCAAATGCAGCTTCAAACTCTAATACACCTAGCAAGGCTAAGAAACCCGAAGTTCTTTTGGTTTCGAAATGA